A window of Juglans regia cultivar Chandler chromosome 7, Walnut 2.0, whole genome shotgun sequence contains these coding sequences:
- the LOC108988648 gene encoding transmembrane 9 superfamily member 7-like, which yields MMGTIYGHRMTVTLFLVLLLASSARSFYLPGVAPRDFQTGNSLPVKVNKLSSTKTQLPYDYYFLNYCKPKKILNNAENLGEVLRGDRIENSVYTFQMRKDQSCKVACKHKLDGASAKNFKEKINDEYRVNMILDNLPVAVLRQRRDGSPSTTYEHGFRVGFKGSYSGSKAEKYFINNHLSFRVMYHKDPETDSSRIVGFEVTPNSINHEYKDWDDKNPQLATCNKDTKISMQGNTVPQEVDTDKDIVFTYDVSFKESEIKWASRWDTYLLMNDDQIHWFSIINSLMIVLFLSGMVAMIMMRTLYRDIANYNQLETQDEAQEETGWKLVHGDVFRPPINFGLLCVYVGTGVQIFAMTLVTMIFALLGFLSPSNRGGLMTAMVLLWVFMGLFAGYSSARLYKMFKGTEWKRNTLKTAFMFPGILFGVFFVLNALIWGEQSSGAVPFGTMFALVCLWFGISVPLVFVGSYLGFKKPAIEDPVKTNKIPRQIPEQAWYMKPVFSILIGGILPFGAVFIELFFILTSIWLNQFYYIFGFLFIVFVILLITCVEITVVLCYFQLCSEDYYWWWRSYLTAGSSALYLFLYSVFYFFTKLEITKLVSGILYFGYMIIVSYAFFVLTGSIGFYACFWFVRKIYSSVKID from the exons ATGATGGGTACTATCTACGGCCATAGAATGACGGTGACACTCTTCTTGGTTCTCCTCCTCGCCTCCTCAGCCCGCTCCTTCTACCTCCCTGGCGTCGCTCCTCGCGATTTCCAAACT GGTAATTCCCTGCCTGTCAAAGTGAACAAATTGTCGTCTACTAAGACACAACTTCCATATGACTACTACTTCTTAAACTATTGCAAGCCCAAGAAGATATTGAACAATGCAGAAAATTTGGGAGAAGTTCTCCGAGGCGACCGCATCGAAAATTCTGTCTATACC TTCCAAATGAGGAAGGATCAGTCATGCAAAGTCGCATGTAAACATAAGCTTGATGGTGCATCTGCCaagaattttaaggaaaaaatcaATGATGAATATCGAGTTAACAT GATTTTAGATAACCTTCCAGTTGCTGTTCTAAGACAGAGGAGGGATGGAAGTCCATCAACAACTTATGAACATGGATTTCGTGTTGGGTTTAAAGGAAGCTATTCTGGG AGCAAAGCGGagaaatatttcataaataatcACTTGAGCTTTAGAGTCATGTATCACAAGGATCCAGAGACTGACTCTTCTCGGATTGTTGGGTTTGAGGTTACTCCAAACAG CATTAATCATGAATATAAGGACTGGGATGATAAGAATCCTCAATTAGCAACATGCAACAAAGACACCAAAATTTCAATGCAAGGTAACACTGTTCCGCAAGAAGTTGACACAGATAAGGACATTGTTTTTACCTATGATGTTTCCTTCAAG GAAAGTGAGATCAAATGGGCATCCCGTTGGGACACATATCTCCTCATGAATGATGATCAGATTCATTGGTTCTCCATCATAAACTCTTTGATGATTGTCCTCTTCCTTTCTGGCATGGTGGCGATGATCATGATGAGAACTCTATACAGAGATATTGCTAACTATAATCAATTGGAAACCCAAGATGAGGCTCAGGAGGAGACGGGATGGAAACTTGTCCATGGAGATGTTTTCAGGCCACCGATTAATTTTGGCTTGCTTTGTGTCTATGTTGGTACAGGTGTTCAGATATTTGCAATGACACTTGTGACAATGATATTTGCATTGCTTGGTTTTTTATCTCCTTCCAACCGAGGGGGGCTTATGACTGCCATGGTTCTGTTGTGGGTTTTCATGGGCTTATTTGCTGGTTACTCCTCTGCACGTCTGTACAAAATGTTCAAAGGCACAGAGTGGAAGAGGAATACCTTGAAAACTGCATTTATGTTTCCAGGTATTCTTTTTGGAGTATTCTTTGTCCTGAATGCCCTAATATGGGGTGAACAGTCTTCTGGGGCTGTGCCGTTTGGAACGATGTTTGCTCTTGTCTGCTTATGGTTTGGCATATCAGTGCCCTTAGTCTTTGTGGGTAGTTACTTGGGTTTCAAGAAACCAGCCATCGAAGACCCTgtgaaaactaacaaaattcCTAGGCAAATACCTGAGCAAGCATGGTACATGAAACCGGTCTTCTCTATTCTCATTGGAGGCATTCTTCCATTCGGGGCTGTTTTCATTGAGCTCTTCTTCATCTTGACATCAATATGGCTGAACCAGTTCTATTACATCTTCGGCTTCCTTTTTATAGTGTTTGTGATTCTTCTAATCACTTGTGTGGAGATAACAGTCGTGCTATGTTACTTCCAGTTATGCAGTGAAGACTACTACTGGTGGTGGAGATCTTACTTGACTGCCGGCTCCTCTGCACTCTATCTTTTCCTATACTCTGTCTTCTATTTCTTCACCAAGTTGGAGATCACAAAGCTGGTTTCAGGCATCCTATATTTTGGATACATGATAATTGTATCTTATGCTTTCTTTGTCTTGACCGGTTCTATCGGCTTTTATGCTTGCTTCTGGTTCGTTAGGAAAATCTACTCATCCGTTAAAATCGACTGA